A segment of the Caretta caretta isolate rCarCar2 chromosome 13, rCarCar1.hap1, whole genome shotgun sequence genome:
tcattttggtcaggtgccagcgaggttatcctagcttcttaaccctttacaggggagaggatttttcctctggccaggagggattttagaggtgtttacccttccctttatatttataacaccttCCATGGCTCTTTGTCGCATGGGATTATTTACAATAGTGGAACTTTTAATGGCTAGTGATTCAGTCTCACTGGGTCAGAACATCGGAGGAATTCAGTGTTGCAGagtttttttatatctgattttcaaCTTCTGCTGGGATGGATTGCCcgacttctttctttctttctttctttctttctttctttctttctttctttctttctttctttctttctttcttagcaaTCACTATTTTTACCTTtactcagatgacactaaaacaaAACACCGTTAGGCTGCAAGTGCAATGgtgcatggcattttaaaaacatttaactcaTACGGGTTGTAGTTAtctcagagagagtgaacagTTATAAAGGACCAGAAGTCCAGCTGGTGTtaaccagtgtagctccattggagtcaatgggtccATCTATAGCTCTGCTGGATTAAATGGGTCAGTTCCCCCCTTTTGTAAATGgatgcagttccattgaaatcaatggggccagattcctagctgctgtaaaccagacaTAACCACAGTATAgtcaattctgccatttccaaagATGGGTTGAATTATTTTAGTGCTATGGAGTTATGGTAATTTACATGAGCTAAATATCCTTCCTGTAATGCCTAATTTTGTCTATCTTGGTGTCTGAGATTCTTATTTCTTAACGCCACTATCCCATATTACACCTCATGGAAGATTCAAGATCACGGTTAATAGAcatatggagagactgccgagacttaagacctcggatcactaccctttcctgcttctgcacgtgggcaccaatgatactgccaagaatgactttgagcagatcactgcagactacgtggccctgggaagaaggataaaggagtttgaggcgcaagtggtgttctcgtccatcctccccgtggaaggaaaaggcctgggtagagaccgtccaatcgtggaagtcaacgtggAAGTCAATATTGAAGGTGGTAAGGATATGCAAAATACAATAATTGttattgctcatttttatttcaactctGTCATTTCACTGTCATGCCTTTTATTAAGAAGTTCCTTGTCAACAAATAACCTAGAAGTAAAACTTCTCTGGAAATCATCTCTTCATACATTGTAGGATCTTCCTTCTAAAATTCTTTGTAGCAAGGTGATTAGACAAAGATCCTCCACTGTTGTAAAGCAGTATAGCTCTTTTTATACCCATGGAGTTGTtaagatttacaccagcaaagggaTTGGCCCTAGCTCTTACTTTGAATATTGAGAGAAACCAATGCATTACAAATGTTGTGATGATAATGGCAGGAATGATTTAAGTTGTTCTCTAATATTTAAGGAAGAATAACTTTTAATAGTACACAAAAGTTCAAAGTTCCCCATTGTTTCCACCATTTATTGCACTTCTCATTATTTAAAGTGCTTCAATCATGTTGGGCTCAGCAGCATcagtttactcatgtgagtagtcctcacGTATGTGAATTGTAATTGCAGTGGGAATACTTGCATTCGTATCACAATTCTCATGATTAAGatctgaatgagatcagaatttgcccTAATTTGAGAAATCTTATTTGATAAACGTGgctgtagaaagaaagaaagaaagaaagaaagaaagaaagaaagaaagaaagaaagaaagaaaatccctttttgaattatCGTGTAGACAGAAAAGAAATGTGTTCGAAGAGGAAGAACAGAACCCCTGATATTAGAAACTGGTATTCCTCcattgctggtataaactgatgtagctccttTAGAGTAAATTTATCAGATCCCCATGTGTTGTAAATCAGTTGTATTTCCACTGGTGTCAAAGTGGTCATTGTGATGGGttgctcccccgcccctgaggtgccacctgatgtactggggtaacACTCAGCCCACCTGTTCCACAAGCCTGGGGTTCCTTAcattgtcctgctgagccaggccgacaccctcctccagcacaaatgaaggcagggacacatccagctgtggaaagaaacagacactgaaatcacaactgcatgggaaggcttcagctagggaattgcccaggactagagttggtggaatctccatccttagaggtttttaaggcctggtttgacaaagtcctggctgtgatgatttagttggtgttggtcctcctgaggtctcttccaacccccgtcttctatgattctatgattagccagcaaataaaacaaaaacacaatataagcttaatatactaaagaaactcgttacaaatagtaatttctcaccctaaatgttcatTTAGGCAGATTTCAGAAGTTCTTGAaagcaagctgctcttgcttgcagttaaaactccaggtatttctttcacaggtcaGACACCTTTTCAACCTGGGCTCAACCCTTATCCCCCCCTTTATCTTTGTTCCTtatatgtttccagcagtcatcctgggcggggattcagtgaagaatgaaccctaattatctcactcccctgccttaaataagatttacatatggcaggaatcctttgtctttcagtgtgattcccacacccctcagtggaaaaatactggtgttTTATCATGGAAACCAGTACCTTGTGACTTGAACACATGACCGTGCACTGTCAAAGCAGCCATAGGTCACAGGcagtttgtagcttccctggaaagcttctcaggaaggtgggagattagcatctttaaagacctattgttcttcctaatggtccattgacttgttcccagctagccagccggaatgattgcattctgtctagtgggcattccccaggtacaaacacttttgctaactttagatacagcaaTGATACTTGCATACAGATAAGCTAATCATATTCAGTCGATCATAACCTCTCCAATGATACCTCATATAACctattttgcataaaatacattaggattatgacacaatcatatcatattattactatgaaaaatatgggAAGCAGTGTCACAGTCATATCTCCAGGTGATCTACAAAGTCACAGCTTGATTGATATCAATACAGCTATACCAGTTTATACTCAATGATGATTGGGCCCAGTTACATCTTTATATCCAGAACTGCAGCAAGTTTTTGTCTGACGCGTCCCAACATGTAGGAAACCAGTATGAATTGTATGATTCACATGCACACATATGGTATTCTTCAGATTCAGCTccagtgtctctctctttgtcacccTTGCAGATGACATATTCTGAGAGAGAGCCTGATGAGAACCAGACCGTTTCTGAGGTGTTCATCTTGGTGGGGTTTTCGTACCTTACCAGACTCCAAATCCTTCTGTTTCTGGTGTTTCTGGTCATCTACCTGGTCACCCTGGTGGGGAACCTGCTCACTATCCTCCTTATAAAGCTAAACCCCTCACTTCATacccccatgtatttcttcctgctCAACTTGTCCTTCTTGGAAATCTGCTACACAAGCAGTGTGGTCCCTCAGCTGCTGGCTCACCTCCTGGTGGAGCAAAAGACCCTCTCCATTGCAGGCTGCGCTGCCCAGATGTACATCTTCACCATCATGGGCCTCACGGAATGCTGCCTTCTAGCAGCCATGGCGTATGATCGCTACATAGCTATATGCAACCCCCTGCACTACAGAACCATCATGAGTGGCCAGGTGTGCGCACAGCTTGTGGGTGCTTCATGGACCATTGGCATCTTGGTGGAAGTAGCTCAAACCACGTGGATCTTCAGCCTTCCCTTCTGTGGCTCCAACCGCATCCACCACTTCTTCTGCGACATCCCACCAGTGATAAAGAGGGCATGCACAGACACATCCAAAAACCAAATTGTGGTCTTGGCTCTGTCCGTGCTGTTTATCATGAGCCCTTTCCTGCTGATAATCCTGTCCTACATCTGCATTATCTCCACCATACTCAAACTGCCGTCGGTAGAGGGAAGGcgtaaagccttctccacctgctcctcccacctcatggTGGTGACTTTGTTCTA
Coding sequences within it:
- the LOC142068757 gene encoding olfactory receptor 10A4-like produces the protein MTYSEREPDENQTVSEVFILVGFSYLTRLQILLFLVFLVIYLVTLVGNLLTILLIKLNPSLHTPMYFFLLNLSFLEICYTSSVVPQLLAHLLVEQKTLSIAGCAAQMYIFTIMGLTECCLLAAMAYDRYIAICNPLHYRTIMSGQVCAQLVGASWTIGILVEVAQTTWIFSLPFCGSNRIHHFFCDIPPVIKRACTDTSKNQIVVLALSVLFIMSPFLLIILSYICIISTILKLPSVEGRRKAFSTCSSHLMVVTLFYGTALFTYLRPKSISTPEGDQLISLMYTVVTPVLNPIIYTLRNKEVKGAFRKTIGKSISSHNQRN